A window of Chryseobacterium aquaeductus genomic DNA:
TCCGGGCTTTAGATTGAACATTTCCATAATTTCTTCACCAGAGATCGGTGGTTGAAAATTTCTCACCTGATCTTTCTCTTCAACTTCTTTTATTTTCACAGCAACATATTCAAAATTTTTCTTGAATTTTTCCTGTTTTCTTGAGTTTTTTGTTGTAATGTCAGCTTTACAAAGCGTGAAAAGGTCTTCCATATCTTCTCCGGCATCAAACAATAGTCTTCTTAAAGCCGAATCTGAAGCATCATCAGTAATCAAAGCGATAGGTCGGGAAGAGAGTTTTACCATTTTCTGAACGTATTTCATATCGGAATTTAAAGGTAATTTTAATTTCTGGAAAAGATTTTTCGTCATTTTAGAACCTAAAAACTCATGTCCGTGGAAAGTCCAGCCTGTTCCTTCAACAAATTTTTTGGTAGGAGCTTTTCCGATGTCGTGAAGCAATGCAGACCAGCGCAGCCAAAGATTATCTGTATTTTCAGAAATATTGTCTACCACTTCCAAAGTGTGGTAAAAATTATCTTTATGAGTTTGTCCTTCAACTTCTTCTACTCCTTTCAATTCGATCAATTCAGGAATAATTAGTTTCATCAAACCTGTTTCTTCCATTAATTGAAGTCCGACAGAAGGTTTTTTTGAAAGCATGATTTTATTAAATTCAACCATAATTCTTTCCATCGACACAATTTTGATTCTTTCTACCTCTTGTCTGATTGCATTTAATGAATTTTCTTCTATCTTAAAATTTAAAGTTGAAGCAAAACGCACCGCTCTCATCATTCTCAACGGATCGTCTGAATAAGTTTGCGAAGGTTCCAAAGGCGTTCTTAAAATACCTTTTTCCAAGTCATCAATTCCGTCAAAAGGATCGATCAATTCTCCGAAATTATCTTTATTTAAAGAAATTGCCATCGCATTGATCGTGAAATCTCTCCTTTTCTGGTCGTCTTCAATCGTACCGCCTTCCACTTCCGGTTTTCTGCTGTCTTCGGTGTAGCTTTCTTTTCTTGCACCTACGAATTCCAATTCCAGATCTTTATATCTGATCATTGCTGTTCCGTAGGTTTTAAAAACAGAAACTTTCATTTTAGGATCGATTTCCTGACCAACATTTTGGGCAAGTTCGATTCCGCTTTGTTCGGTCACAAAATCAATATCTGTAGATGCTTCTCTTTTCATCAGAAGATCCCGCACAAATCCGCCAACGATATACACCGACTGGTTATTTGTTGCTGCTACTTCAGAAATTATTTTGAAAAGTTTGAGATTTTTATTTTGATTAAGATTGATGAACATTTTTTTAAAAGATGTTAGATATTAGATGTTAGATATTAGACTTACAATCACTTGATAATTGTATCCTGATCTAATTGAAAACCACTAAGACATCAGAATTTCAGGTTTAAAAACTAAATTCCAACTTCTTAATGGCGATGTAATTTTACAAAGATAATTAATTCTAAACTTTTATTCCCGTAGAACTTTAATTCTGTTGTCACTCCAGATTTTTATGACTGAAGAACCTGAATATTGCGAAACTTTTTCTCGGTCTTCTTCTACCGCAAAATCTACCAAATCAATAATTTCTTTCGAAATATCAGAGAATTTCAACGGACTTTTATCACCACTAAAGTTCGCGGAAGTTGAAACCAATGGTTTGTTGAGTTTTGTAATCAGTTTTTTGCAGTAAAGATCTTTTACAAGACGAATTCCGATGCTTCCATCTTCAGCAAGCAATTCTTTCGGCAAACCTTTTGGATTTTGATACACCAAGGTAACCGGCTTTTCGCTCAGATCCATGATTTCCCAAGCCATTTCCGGGACGTCCACCAAATCCTGTAATCGCTTTTCATTTTCCACCAAAATGATCATTGATTTATTTTTTTCACGCTTCTTGATGTCAAAAATTTTGTTGATGGCATCTATATTTGTTGCGTCACAACCAATTCCCCAGATTGTGTCTGTAGGGTAAAGGATTGTTCCACCAGATTTTAGTATTTGTATGATGTTTTCCATGATTCAATAGGGGCGGGCTTTAGCCCGGCTTCAAAATTAAGCATTCATTTGGCTTTAGCCAAAACTTACATTTTAAAATCATATTTTTCAATAAACTCTTGATATTCTTCAGTAAATGTTTTCTTTTGATGATGCTTCTCCTGATTTTTAATATAAGATCTTACATTACCTATCATCGATTCTGAAACTG
This region includes:
- a CDS encoding L-threonylcarbamoyladenylate synthase; this translates as MENIIQILKSGGTILYPTDTIWGIGCDATNIDAINKIFDIKKREKNKSMIILVENEKRLQDLVDVPEMAWEIMDLSEKPVTLVYQNPKGLPKELLAEDGSIGIRLVKDLYCKKLITKLNKPLVSTSANFSGDKSPLKFSDISKEIIDLVDFAVEEDREKVSQYSGSSVIKIWSDNRIKVLRE
- a CDS encoding CCA tRNA nucleotidyltransferase encodes the protein MFINLNQNKNLKLFKIISEVAATNNQSVYIVGGFVRDLLMKREASTDIDFVTEQSGIELAQNVGQEIDPKMKVSVFKTYGTAMIRYKDLELEFVGARKESYTEDSRKPEVEGGTIEDDQKRRDFTINAMAISLNKDNFGELIDPFDGIDDLEKGILRTPLEPSQTYSDDPLRMMRAVRFASTLNFKIEENSLNAIRQEVERIKIVSMERIMVEFNKIMLSKKPSVGLQLMEETGLMKLIIPELIELKGVEEVEGQTHKDNFYHTLEVVDNISENTDNLWLRWSALLHDIGKAPTKKFVEGTGWTFHGHEFLGSKMTKNLFQKLKLPLNSDMKYVQKMVKLSSRPIALITDDASDSALRRLLFDAGEDMEDLFTLCKADITTKNSRKQEKFKKNFEYVAVKIKEVEEKDQVRNFQPPISGEEIMEMFNLKPGREIGILKEKVKEAILEGEIANEKEEARSFVIAEAEKLGLTL